From the genome of Odocoileus virginianus isolate 20LAN1187 ecotype Illinois chromosome 31, Ovbor_1.2, whole genome shotgun sequence:
AATCCTGCGGAGTGGAGGTGTGTTTTCTCCGCCCCCTCGCTGGGGTCCATGCATATCAGCAGCAAGGCCCCTTCTGTCCTGGGAATCACATGCTTCTGGCAAATTGCGTCCAAGTCAGCAGGCAATCGACCGCCTTGAGCTGCAGAGTTCCATAGTGGTTAGTGGTCACAGAACTTGGAGGCAGAAGACAGAAACTTTCTGAAGGTCCATGTCAGGCTAGGTGCCAGGAGATGAGCTGGAAGAGCCGACCTCAATCCTTTGGCTGAGCTAGAATTTGGATAGGGTGGATATTGCTGGAGATGAGGGGCCAGTGGCTGGGCCTGTGAGATCTTTGGGTTTTATTAAGCTGTTCACTGCAAGGGGATCTGCAGTATGCGAGTTGCCTGCGTGAGAAAGCAGACGGAGGGCGGGGGCACCTTGGTACAGCCCTTCCTATTGGCAACAACAGTGTCTGAAGAACGAAAGACTGGAAGAGAGAATGACTACCTGCCACCCTGTGCCCGTACCTGGACAAGGCAGTGCCAGGAGACAGCCTTCAGAAACCTAGTGGCACTGACTTCATCTCTGCAGAGCAAGCCAAGCCCTAAGGATCGAACTGAGGTGGAAAGGAGGGACAGAACAGGAGGTGACATGTGTAACTCGATACCTGGAATTTGGTGAAGACTTCCTCGAAACTTCATGCTGGAGGGCAGACATCCCCGAGTTCCAAGAAGGACACTGATACTTGGGCTTGGTCCTGATGGCTTTGCAAGACAGTGAAATGCCGATTTGCTGAGTGGCCCCGAAAATGAGGCAAGACCACCAGAGCTCCCCgctcaaaaggagagagaggatgggCTCCGAGGCTTGACTCCCACCAACTACACAACACCGGCAGCTTCCACCCTCCTGTGTGGCTCAGAGTGCCAGGTCTCCCCGGCAGCAAGGCTGGAGGCCTTTGGTTGTAGGCATCTCGCCCATCAACAAGCCTGCAGCCCCCTTCTGGAATGTCTCCCAAAGTCTCATCAAATAGCCTGTCGATGCTCCCATGTACTACAGGACGTGACACGAGGTGACGGTCCAGTGCAGATAAGAGGCTCTTCTGACGGTGTGAAACCCCTTGGAAATGTTGTGGAGTACGTGCCCAGAACTTCTCCGGGAGAGGAAATGGCATGGTGGTTCCTGAGACCATGGCTTGCTGCAGTGAACGTGGAAATGACCCTCTGGGATGCATTTCAGTATGTCCAAGACGCGGAGGGTTAGTTCTCATGAGGCAAACTGAACAGGCTTGGCACCTGGGACAGTGTTCTGGTCCATGATCCTAAGCCTTgagtttttaaattaacttaacTTCCCCAACGTTACTGCCATGGAccggggcggggggagagggcTGTTGTACAGTGCTTTTTGAAATCGAGGTATCTCGCAGTTGAACAATGTTTTATTACTAAGGAGGGATGTGGACTTGGTCAACCCCCCAGGATGGTAGAATGTGCCTTTGCAAATGGCGCCCCCCCCCAGTGATGGTGGGCACCGAGGGGACATGGGACCACCTTATATATTCACTGAGAAGTGGGGTGGGAGGCTGAGCATTGATCCTGACAAGACCACCTCTTGAGAGGGGAAAGGGTCACCGTGTTGGCATTTAGGCTAAGTGTGTGGAACAAAAACCGctcacagaggaagaaaagccTAAAAtcgtctttcacagcatcaagttGAATGTGGCCTAATGCCATTCCACCTTCAAACATCTGTCATTTGGCCCGCAAGGCACCATGCTCAACTACCATCCTGGAAGGAGGGCTGAGGCTCATGTTGGGGACCCCCAGAGCCGTGGGTAGTGGACCACCCGGAATCTCTGGGGTcctgggaaggaagaggaggttGAGGGTCTGAGGTGTGATGGATGTGAACATGGATCAACTCAGGATTCCCTGCTGAGCCGGAAGGGTCAGTGACGCGGCAAGTAGTGTAATGCACTCTGGGTATAGAAATCAGACATTCGCGTACCAGACACAGCGAGCCAGGAGGGCGGTCTTCCACTTACAGTCAGCACTCCTAAGCCACATGTTTCTCTATGGCTTCCACCAAATCCCACGTCTGCGAGACCTGTGACTCCAACACCTCTCCTGGTCTCCAAACAGCACGGCCAAGTTCACAGTCTTGGCTGTTTCAAATACAGGAAAACTGGGCTGTACAGGGAAGGTTGATAAAAACCTCAGGATACTGAATACACCACTGAGATGAGCTCGTTTACAGTGTGACTTGAGGAACAAAAAgggcaaaccaaaaaaaaaaaaaaaaaaaaaccacaaaaaactcTCCAAAATATAAGTTATAGACATTCAGTGCCTCCTAGCAGAGTCTAAaccaaatttgaagaaaaaaaaaaaaaaaggcaaaaactgctaaaatgttaggaaaaaaattattaaggagTGGAGACAGTTATCTTATACttctttgaaaatgtcttttttttttctctcttatattaaaaagcaaaaggtcagctttatattcttaaaagtctcctttcctgatttggggaGATAGATAGGTGTGTTTCTAAGGCGGCTGCCCCCTGACACCCAGGGGTATCCCAAAGGCAGCAGCTCAATGCCCTGAAGGTGAACGAGAACAAAGTCCAGTGCAGAAGCTGTCCATCTGATGCAGTTTGGAGAATCCATGGCAGGGCAGCTGGGGAGGAGTGGGGCGTGACAGGGTCAggaaggctgggggcaggggtggcggGCAGTGGGGGGGGACCAcagggtgaaggacagagagcGTCAAGTCACTTCAGATCTCAGCTGCCTGAACATTTCACAACATCAGTTTGTACAATCTGCACACCTGAAAATGGAATCTTTTAAAGCCCCCTCACTGAGAAAAGGAAGTGAAGCGTCTTCCCTCTTTCCCAAACACTCAGCTTTCCTGACACGCCCAGTTTAATGCACACACGCCCACGAgggggcatgcatgcatgcaccaggggagtatgtgtgtgcacacgcgtgcaACGCTTTGGCGGCCACGCAGATGAGCACAGAGCCgcccatgcacacacatgcacgcacacactgaAAAAAAAGCACTTAAGATTCCAGGGGGCATTTATAATGAGGTCCACAGTGTTTAGAActtaaaattccttttctttgtttgcGACAGtgttgtgtgggtttttttttttttttttcttctttgaacattctcttttctttttctctttcattttttttttttttccaatctggaagTCTTAAAGCATGTTGGATTTCAGAAACATGAGTTTGTTCATATCTTCTGGACTGAGCAGTCGCCTCCTTTTGATGAGAAGTGCTTGTTCACACATATTTACACACCCGCTCCTGGCCCCCACGGCCGGCACCGCGAGGAGCCAGAAGGCGAGCTTGGCGAGTTTCGTGTGCTTTTGGGTCACGCACGACCAGTACTGGAAGAGATCGGGGGTGGCCTGGAAGAGGGGCTCCTGCAGGTAATCATACACTTCGTTCTTCCCGAGCCGGTCGTCCTCCTGGGTGGCAGGGTTTTCTCCGGGGGCGGAGCGGGGCTTCTTGGCCGCGGGCTCGAAGTCGGCCTCCTCGGTCCAGGACTCCTTGACCTCATTGATGAGCTCGCACACCTTGCCGATGATCTCCTCATGCTGGTAGGGGGGGACGGGCCGCAGCTTCTGCTGGGGGTCCAGGATCATGGCCACCTTGTGCGCGGGGTGCACCTTGAAGTTCTCCTTGAGCGCCTCCAGGAAGAGGTGGCAGAGCTTGCTGACAGTGCCCGCGTCATTGGCCTTGGCCGTGAACAGCTTCTCCAGCCTGACGTAGGTGGGGAGCACCAGCTGCAGGGTGGGCTGGCTCTCGTTGCTCAGCTCGATGACCGCCTGCTTCACCGGCGTCAGGATGGCGGCCAGGTTGCTGAGCAGGTGCTTGTTGAGGCTCTGGATGAGGTTCATCTTCTTGGCCCGGCTGTAGAACTCGCAGATCTGCTCGTAGCGTTCGTGCACCAGCAGCAGCGAGTCCGTGACCGAGTTCCAGCAGGGCGGCGGCGAGGTCTCCTCCAGCGAGCCGAAGGTCTCCTTGGCGAGGCCGGTGGAGCCTGCCAGGTCCTCGCACACGTTGAGCAGCTCGATGACCTCGTGCATGCTGCGGGCCTGCAGCGTCCGCTTGCTCAGCACGCTCTGCACCACCGAGTTCAAGGCACAGGCTGAGCAGCGCAGGCACATGCCGGCCTTGGAGAAGGCGGACGCGCTCACCCGGCAGTCCGTCACATACACTGTCCTGATCTCTGACATCACAAACTCCGACAGCACGTTCTGCACCCAGTGGTGCACCAGGTCGCCACTGTCGCGAATGTCCGCGCCCTTCACGCCCAGCACGTAGCTCTTGATGTGGTTGCCCTCGGCCTGGTAGGCCGTGAGGATGTAGCAGGAGTCGGGGCCGACGCTCTGCGAGTGGCAGGTCACGCCGATACCCAGGCAGGCGTTGCTGCCCAAGGCGCAcgtcactttcaccttcacttggTTGTACATGCGCGGCAGGTGCTTCAGCGCCAGCGTGTTGAAGTTGCCCAGGATCTCAGTGACCGAGAAGGCCCCGTAGCGGGCACCGCTGTCCACCAGCGTCTGGGCCAGCTTCAGGAACTCCTTCCCGCTCACCACGCTCAGAGCACCCAGGTCGGCGCACATGACGCGCAGGAGCCGCTCTGCAATGTTCTGCCGCTCCTTCTCGGGGATCATGCTGTTGGGTGTCAAACCACTGGTCGTGGCTGGTGAGGGGGACACAAAGAGAGGCGTGATTAATCCTGGCATTCAAGGCTCCTTGGTCTGGCAGCAGCCTAATACTCAAGCATCTAGGACTAGGCATTATGAAGCGATTTCATCTGGTATGCAAACTGATGGTCATGGCAAGTCTTTAACATGTGACAGTCTCCCGGGAATGAAGTTCTGTGATTGACTAGTAATGTCTGCCCTGGGCAGGGGAACAGAGTGTAGTGGTTATGTGTGCAAATAGTTGCTGCATGTGCCATTCAGCTCGACCTCTGAAGCTAAGTAGTCTAACCTCTTCCTCAATCCAGAAACAGCCTCTGATACAGATGTTAGTGAATAAGATACTTGAGGCCACAGTGTCAGGAAAAAGCAGACCAGAGAAATTGTGGAGAGTGGATTTTAACTCTGATTCTGTCATAAATTTGTGTTCTCAGGTCACAAATAGATCATGTCTCCCCAGGCCTCCTCCGTCCATCCCGTGAGGTCAAATTCCCATCAACTACGTCTCAGGTGTGAAAGTGCTCGACAAACCATTACGTGTGGTCTTGCATCACCATGGGTGGtacaggggtggggagggaggcagaggggaacAAACAGGGGGAGGTGCTGGAGCAGACTTCCACCAGTTCCTGGCATCTGCCTAGGAAAGACCTACTGTTGTTGGCGCTGTTCCTCTGGGCTTGGGGCTTCCACTTCTCCTCCACGACAGCAGGGGGCGATCGGGACTGGTTGGAGGCGATGTTGTTTTCGTTGTCCGCTGTGGGCACAAAGGGGACAGTGTATTTCCCTCAAGTGCCAGAGGCCTGTCCGCTAACAGGGAGAGAACGAGAGCATGCACTTGCATGCTGGTCTCTGGCAAGCCTGGTCTCTGGGACgcgggcctgggttcaaatcctggctccttaGACAACTATCTGATGC
Proteins encoded in this window:
- the ZNF618 gene encoding zinc finger protein 618 isoform X5 codes for the protein MNQPGGAAAPQADGASAAGRKSTASRERLKRSQKSTKLEGPEPAPAEASLSAEQGTMTEVKVKTELPDDYIQEVIWQGEAKEEKKAVSKDGTTGDVPAEICVVIGGVRNQQTLGSYECGICGKKYKYYNCFQTHVRAHRDTEATSGEGASQGNNFRYTCDICGKKYKYYSCFQEHRDLHAVDVFSVEGAPENRADPFDQGVVATDEVKEEPPEPFQKIGPKTGNYTCEFCGKQYKYYTPYQEHVALHAPISTAPGWEPPDDPDTGSECSHPEVSPSPRFVAAKTQTNQSGKKAPASVVRCTTLLHRTPPATQTQTFRTPNSGSPASKATAAESAFSRRVEGKAQNHFEETNSSSQNSSETASPLISNPFPLLQKPYTCGACGIQFQFYNNLLEHMQSHAADNENNIASNQSRSPPAVVEEKWKPQAQRNSANNTTTSGLTPNSMIPEKERQNIAERLLRVMCADLGALSVVSGKEFLKLAQTLVDSGARYGAFSVTEILGNFNTLALKHLPRMYNQVKVKVTCALGSNACLGIGVTCHSQSVGPDSCYILTAYQAEGNHIKSYVLGVKGADIRDSGDLVHHWVQNVLSEFVMSEIRTVYVTDCRVSASAFSKAGMCLRCSACALNSVVQSVLSKRTLQARSMHEVIELLNVCEDLAGSTGLAKETFGSLEETSPPPCWNSVTDSLLLVHERYEQICEFYSRAKKMNLIQSLNKHLLSNLAAILTPVKQAVIELSNESQPTLQLVLPTYVRLEKLFTAKANDAGTVSKLCHLFLEALKENFKVHPAHKVAMILDPQQKLRPVPPYQHEEIIGKVCELINEVKESWTEEADFEPAAKKPRSAPGENPATQEDDRLGKNEVYDYLQEPLFQATPDLFQYWSCVTQKHTKLAKLAFWLLAVPAVGARSGCVNMCEQALLIKRRRLLSPEDMNKLMFLKSNML
- the ZNF618 gene encoding zinc finger protein 618 isoform X7, with amino-acid sequence MNQPGGAAAPQADGASAAGRKSTASRERLKRSQKSTKLEGPEPAPAEASLSAEQGTMTEVKVKTELPDDYIQEVIWQGEAKEEKKAVSKDGTTGDVPAEICVVIGGVRNQQTLGSYECGICGKKYKYYNCFQTHVRAHRDTEATSGEGASQGNNFRYTCDICGKKYKYYSCFQEHRDLHAVDVFSVEGAPENRADPFDQGVVATDEVKEEPPEPFQKIGPKTGNYTCEFCGKQYKYYTPYQEHVALHAPISTAPGWEPPDDPDTGSECSHPEVSPSPRFVAAKTQTNQSGKKAPASVVRCTTLLHRTPPATQTQTFRTPNSGSPASKATAAESAFSRRVEGKAQNHFEETNSSSQNSSEPYTCGACGIQFQFYNNLLEHMQSHAADNENNIASNQSRSPPAVVEEKWKPQAQRNSANNTTTSGLTPNSMIPEKERQNIAERLLRVMCADLGALSVVSGKEFLKLAQTLVDSGARYGAFSVTEILGNFNTLALKHLPRMYNQVKVKVTCALGSNACLGIGVTCHSQSVGPDSCYILTAYQAEGNHIKSYVLGVKGADIRDSGDLVHHWVQNVLSEFVMSEIRTVYVTDCRVSASAFSKAGMCLRCSACALNSVVQSVLSKRTLQARSMHEVIELLNVCEDLAGSTGLAKETFGSLEETSPPPCWNSVTDSLLLVHERYEQICEFYSRAKKMNLIQSLNKHLLSNLAAILTPVKQAVIELSNESQPTLQLVLPTYVRLEKLFTAKANDAGTVSKLCHLFLEALKENFKVHPAHKVAMILDPQQKLRPVPPYQHEEIIGKVCELINEVKESWTEEADFEPAAKKPRSAPGENPATQEDDRLGKNEVYDYLQEPLFQATPDLFQYWSCVTQKHTKLAKLAFWLLAVPAVGARSGCVNMCEQALLIKRRRLLSPEDMNKLMFLKSNML